The DNA region GCTGGGAGCAGTCGGAACGATACATGAATGCTGGACATGAAATCGGTCATGTACTCGGCTTAAATCATTTTGAGAATGCACCGGCACACTCTGGCGACCATTGGATGAAATCAGGTAAATATAAACTGACTTCACCTACTGCTACTGATTTGGCTCATGTAAGAACAAAATGGGGGTGGTAAGTATGAAGAAAATTATAGTATTGACAACCGTTGCTTCATTAGCAATTGGGCTAGGGGTATTTTCATATTCTAATAGCTCTACTGTAGAGAGCAAAAACGATAGTGCTGCAATAAGTAAAAATATTGATTCAGTTGCTAAGAAATCTGCTCCATCTGTAGTACGTACAGATAAAATCGAAGCCAACCATGCAATTTTCACAAACGCAGATGATGCAGAATCTCAATCAGACGCTGTGGTTAGAGTCATTGCAACTGGTGAAAGCAAAAATGTCATTGAAAATTTCGAGTGGGGGCCTTCAGGCAGAACAGAAACTAAGGTGAAAGTAATCCAAGTATATAAGGATTCTGCAAAACAGGAGATCGGTTCAGAGCTTGTAACATTTGAACCTTCATATGTGATCGAAGGTAAAGAGGGTAGCATTAGAATGAATTATGAAGATTACACACTAATGCAAGAAGGTAATGAATATATTTTATTTCTAGTGTGGAATCCAAAACTTGGCGGATATTGGGTTAATTCTCTGGAACAAGGTAAGTTTGAGGTATCTGGAACTGATATAGAGGAAAAAACAATGCAAGCTACTAATGATCAATATAATGAGTTGAAGAAAAGTGTTTTAGAAAAATATAAACAATGACTATAACAGGTTAACCAAAAGTAGTGCCTAGACTTCAGGCACTACTTTTTTTGATAGATGAACAGAATAGAAGCCTGAGTAATTGTTACCTTTCCAAAACGGCTTATCATCGGCTTTGAAGTATATTAAATTTGTTTATGTAATGGCCTATCAAATGGTATTTATCATTGCTGTCATACGTACGCATGAACTTTGCTGAACTTTACTTAGCTTACTCTACCCTCGATTTCATCGCTGCATATTTACTGGGGGTGATACCTACAGCAGCCTTGAAAGACCGACTGAACAGATGAATACTCGAAAAGCCAACCTCCTCGGCAATCCGGGTTAAATTATGTGTTCCTTCCATAATTCTTTTCTGGGACTGCTCTATTCGGATATGTGTCACATATTTGTGAAGGGTAATCCCCAGCTTGCTTTTGAATAAATGCGATAAATGGTTCGTCGATACACCGACATGTCTGCTGATGGCAGCATTATTTAATTGAGGGTCGGCGTAGCATTCATGAATATAACGAATCGACTTTTCGATGAATGCCCACCCCTTGGTCATGTTCCCCTCTTGGTTCTGATCTTCAGATTGATTTTTGAAGAACAGATGCAGCAATTCCAAACATATGGATTTCGTAATTAACGAAGATCCTCCCCGCTGCTCCTGAAACTCCTGAAGCATAAGCGCAAATCTCTTTTTCCATTCGATTCGATCGGCTAGCTGCAAATGAGAGATGGGGCTTATGGAAGCCAGCTTCATTTCCCTATCCGCCAGATCAGGTCTTTCACGATGAGTCGCATCTGTAGTCTTCAATACGCTTCGCTCTTCGTCATAAAACAGATCAAAATGAAAAATATACTGAATCAATGGCTGCGTGGAGGTGGATCGAATGATATGAGACATGAATGGATGCATCAGTACAACGTCGCCTTCTTGGACCAGGTATTTTACACCACTTAAGAAGAATTCCGCTTCTCCTTGTTCAATGTATGTATACACATGATCGTGGTCTATCCATTCCCCTGCCAAAGAAAATGATTCCGTCATTCTCGCCGCCCTTACGAATGGCGAAATACTATTCATCCATGGCTCATACACATGTGATCCCCCCAACTGCCTTCTCACTGATCCGGTTTATATTTTGGCAAACACGCTATCAAAGCCTGCTTTGGACTTGGCAAACAATTCACTTGTATCCAGGGTTGAAGCTGGTGCCAGCACCTCTTGTGATACGACGCCTGTGTAACCAATCGCCTTCAAGTTATTTAGGAATCCCGGCAGATCGATTACTCCCTCTCCAGGGTATAAACGCTCATAATCCAGCAATTCTTCGATTGGCAGATCATAGGCATCATTGATATGGACATGAACAACTTGTTCCTTCTTTAGATTCAGTACTTCTTCGATCGCTAAACCGTTCGTATGCCAATGGTAGGAATCCACTAATAAACCTACATTGGGAGCATGGATCGTTTCGATCCAGTCCAGCGTATCCTCCACACTCCAAATAAATGGATTTTTCCATTGGGTTCGCAGATGATGGCAACCGACAAACTCCAATCCCAGTCGAATTCCATAAGCGTCCAGAATATCTGCACACAGTCTCAGTCGTCTGGTAGCTGCCGCCATAAACGATGCTGCTGGCTGATCCGTAGAAGGTAAAATATAGGTACAGCAGCTGTAACAGTTCAACGAAGCAGCGGCTTCTGCCATTTGAACCAGGGATTGAAGTCCTGCGCGGAATTGTTCATCTGTGGTTCTCCAGTCTACGGTCAGATCGGATGATCCGATGACCACCTGATTGCTTTCGAGCAGATGTTTGGCCTGTTCCATGCCCACCTCTTGAATCAATGAGAGCGGATTCAAATCTACAGACTGAAATCCGTATTTTGCAGCATTCGTAATATATTGTTCACTCGACTCGATGTTCCCCAAGCCTGCTCTTGTTAACCCTCTAATCATTCCAATCTCCTCCTAGGACCAGTCAAACAGTACACCGTTATACTGGTCTTTATTTATTCTTAGGCCCTCGTATGCTTCTTGCGCTTGATCAGGCTTCATCACATGACTGATCAATGGTTCGATATGCAGCTTGTTCTTTAACATCAGTTCAAATACAATGTTCGAATTTCTCACCAGGGAATGCTTCACGAATTCGTTCGGCTCCACCGGGAAGCGCCATTCATGTGCCCCCTTAAACGTAATGCAGCCTCGT from Paenibacillus sp. JNUCC-31 includes:
- a CDS encoding sugar phosphate isomerase/epimerase family protein, whose product is MIRGLTRAGLGNIESSEQYITNAAKYGFQSVDLNPLSLIQEVGMEQAKHLLESNQVVIGSSDLTVDWRTTDEQFRAGLQSLVQMAEAAASLNCYSCCTYILPSTDQPAASFMAAATRRLRLCADILDAYGIRLGLEFVGCHHLRTQWKNPFIWSVEDTLDWIETIHAPNVGLLVDSYHWHTNGLAIEEVLNLKKEQVVHVHINDAYDLPIEELLDYERLYPGEGVIDLPGFLNNLKAIGYTGVVSQEVLAPASTLDTSELFAKSKAGFDSVFAKI
- a CDS encoding AraC family transcriptional regulator, with product MNSISPFVRAARMTESFSLAGEWIDHDHVYTYIEQGEAEFFLSGVKYLVQEGDVVLMHPFMSHIIRSTSTQPLIQYIFHFDLFYDEERSVLKTTDATHRERPDLADREMKLASISPISHLQLADRIEWKKRFALMLQEFQEQRGGSSLITKSICLELLHLFFKNQSEDQNQEGNMTKGWAFIEKSIRYIHECYADPQLNNAAISRHVGVSTNHLSHLFKSKLGITLHKYVTHIRIEQSQKRIMEGTHNLTRIAEEVGFSSIHLFSRSFKAAVGITPSKYAAMKSRVE